TCGGAACGGAGAGCAGGAGACGTAATCGATGCCCACCGAGTCGAAGAAGTGGATGGAGAGCGGATCGCCGCCGTGCTCACCACACACACCGCAGTGCAGATCGGGTTTTGTAGAACGCCCCTTCTGTACCCCGAGCTCCACGAGCTGCCCCACTCCGTGCATATCGATAGTCTCAAATGGAGAAACACCGAAGATTGCGTTGTCGAAGTACTCGTTGAAGAAGGACGCCTCGACGTCGTCTCGCGAGAATCCCCATGTGGTCTGGGTCAGATCGTTGGTACCAAATGAGAAGAAGTCGGATTCTTCGGCGATATCCTCTGCCGTCATCGCAGCACGCGGCAGCTCGATCATGTTGCCGATCGGAAGCGAGAGTTCCACGCCGCTGGCCTGCGAAACCTCCGCGATGATCTGTTCGGCTTCGTCACGAACAATCTGCAACTCACGCACTGAGCCGATGAGTGGAACCATGATTTCCGGCCTAGGGTCTAGTCCCTGCCGCTTGCATTCCAAGCATGCTTCAGCGATTGCCCGGATCTGAAGCTGGAACAGTCCCGGAATCTTCAACCCAAGGCGCACTCCACGCAGCCCGAGCATCGGATTCTGTTCATGATTGGCACGGACGGCCGCCAGGATCTTGCGGTCATGTGCCGTGACCTCTTCGCCTGTAGCTTCCTTAACTGCCAGTTGCGCCGTGAGTTCGGTCAGGTCTGGCAGGAACTCGTGAAGGGGCGGATCAATGAGGCGCACCGTGACAGGCAGGCCGTCCATGGCGCTGAAAATTCCCACGAAGTCGGACGTCTGAAGTGGTACCAATGCGTCGAACGCTTCCTGGCGCTCGTCGTCGGTATCGGCCAAAATCACTGCCTCAATGAGCTTGCGGCGGTCACCAAGGAACATGTGTTCTGTGCGGCACAGCCCAATGCCCTGCGCGCCGAAGTCGCGAGCGCGTTCCGCGTCCTCCGGGTTGTCCGCGTTCGCACGAACATCCAAACGGCGCTTGGAATCGGCATGGGTGAGAATCCGGTCCACGGCCTTCACCAGTTCCTGGGTGTCCTCATCAATCGAGGCAGCAAGGCCCGCTTCGAGTCCATGAGAAATGTAGGTCATGACGGGCGAATCCACCACAGGGACGTCGCCTTCAAAGACCTGACCAGAGGTGCCATCAATTGCGATGACAGTTCCTGCGGTGAATGTGCGGTTGATCGACTTCACGTGGACAGTGCCAGCAGCCTCATCCACAATGAGGTCTTCAGCACCCACCACACAGCACCTACCCATACCACGTGCAACAACGGCTGCATGGGAGGTCTTGCCGCCCCGCGCCGTCAGGACGCCCGCAGCGGCAACCATGCCCGCCAGATCGTCAGGGTTGGTTTCGCGGCGAACCAGAATAACGCTCGCACCGGCCTGTGTACGCTCTAGGGCTTGTTGGTTGTTGAGCACGATTTCGCCGACGGCGGCGCCAGGAGACGCTGGCATTCCGCGCGTGAGTACCGTCTTGTGCGCATCGCGGTCGAACTGCGGGAACAACAGCGACGTGAGCTGTTCGCCAGTCACGCGAGTTACCGCTTCATCCGTGGTGATGAGCCGTTCGTCTACAAGCTGTGCTGCCACGCGGAAAGCCGCAGCCGGAGTACGCTTACCCACTCGCGTCTGCAACATCCACAGCTTGCCTTGCTGGATCGTGAACTCGATATCGCACAGATCGCGGTAGTGGGTCTCCAACTTGGTCATGATTGCCCGAAGCTCGTCGTAGGAGGTTGAGTCAAGCCGCTGCAGATCAGCGAGCGAAAGCGTGTTACGGATTCCGGCTACCACGTCTTCGCCTTGCGCGTTTACCAAGTAATCGCCGTACACGCCCGAATGGCCCGTGGAAGGATCACGTGTGAAGCACACGCCTGTGCCGGACGTGTCCCCCATGTTTCCGAACACCATGGTGCAGATGTTGACGGCCGTACCCAAATCGTGAGGAATGCGCTCGCGGCGGCGGTAGATGCGCGCTCTATCTGTGTTCCATGAACGGAAGACAGCCTCAACGGCAAGGTCCATCTGCTTGCGAGGGTCCTGTGGGAAATCCTCGCCAGTAGCATCCTTGACAATCTGCTTGTACTCCACCACCAATGCCTTGAGATCCTCAGTGGTCATGTCAAGGTCACCGGAGTAGTTGTTCTTCTGCTGAAGTCCATGTAGCGCATCGGCAAAGAGATCGCCGTCGATATCCAACACGGTCTTGCCGAACATCTGGATCAACCGGCGGTAGGAATCCCACGCGAACCGGTCATTGCCAGATTGCTGGGCTAAGCCCTCAACAGACTGGTCATTCAAACCGATGTTCAGCACCGTTTCCATCATTCCGGGCATCGAGAACTTAGCACCGGAACGTACGGAAACAAGAAGTGGGTCAGTCGGATCGCCCAACTGCTTACCCATATCTGCTTCGACTTTCCGAAGGTGCGCTGTCACTTCTACATCGAGAGTCTCAGGGGTTTCGCCTGCTTCGAGATATGCACGGCAAGCTTCCGTAGTAATGGTGAACCCCGGAGGGACAGGGAGTCCTAGATGGACCATCTCGGCCAAGTTGGCACCTTTGCCACCGAGAAGGTCCTTCATGTCACGGTTACCCTCGAGGAATGAATAGACATACTTAGTCATGTGAAGCGTCCTCCATTGGAGCTGCTGTGTACTGTCTGCGGCCTGCGGCCAACACTAAGGCTAACATCACACTTAGGTCCCACGTGACAATCACTACACTTCTCGCCTATGGACTTTCAGCCTCTCATCCCACGTAGGTCTTAACTCATGACCGGCGAGCCATACCTCTGGGTGGCCCGCTTGCTCCTCCAGGTGGCCCGCTTGCTCATCTTCACCTCGTTCATCTAGCTACTTGCAGCAAAAAGTTGGCACACCCGCATGACGTGCGGGTGTGCCAACTCCGGCGAACTCAGCAGCCTTCTCGCCGCGCGACAACCTCTACATCAGTGCATTCCTGATATCACTCCATTGGCGCTGACCGAGATGTCGCACGCCGATGGCCGCTTGGGCAAACCAGGCATTGTCATGATCGAACCCGAAATAAGCACAACGAATCCCGCACCAGCCGAGAGCCTCACCTCGCGGATGTTCACCTCGAAGTCCTCAGGAGCTCCAAGTGCCCGGGCATCGGTTGAGAAGGAGTACTGGGTCTTCGCGATACATACGGGCGCCTTTCCCCAACCTTCTGCCTCGAGCCGCGCCAACTCGCGCGCGGCTGCTGCCGTGAAGGAAACCGTGGAACCCCCATACACCCGCTGCACCACAGCTTGCGCTTTGCCTGCTAGCGACGCATCGTCGTCGTAGCAATACGTGGTGTGGCTGGGGACTTCTAGGGCTGAAACAACAGCGCGGGCCAAATCCTGTGCCCCCTCACCACCACGTCCGAAATGGTTGGAGAGAACCACATCGACCCCGCGTTTGAACATCGCGGCCTCAATGGCTTCGATCTCCGCCGGCGAATCCTGTGCGAACTGGTTGATCGCAACCAGAACGTGTTGTCCAAACACCTTCTGAAGGTTTGATACGTGGCGGTCGAGGTTGGTTAAACCGGCCTCGAGCCGAGCCACGTTTGGGGTCCCAAGATCTTCCAGCGCCATTCCACCGTGGTACTTGAGCGCCCTGACGGTGGCAACGATAACGGTCAGATCCGGCTCGAGGCCCGTTTGGCGTGAAACGATATCCACGAACTTCTCGGCTCCCAGATCGGCTCCGAAACCGGCTTCAGTGACCACAACATCGCCCAGTTTGAGCGCCGCATCAGTCGCGATCACTGAGTTGGCACCGTGGGCGATATTTGCAAAGGGACCGCCATGGACAAAGGCTGGGGTGCCCTCCAGGGTCTGCACAAGGTTGGGCGCGAGCGCATCACGCAGCACCACCGTCAACGCGCCGCCCGCTTCTAGGTCTGCCACGGTAACAGGGGTGTTCTGGCTGGAACGCCCCACCACGATGCGGTTGAGGCGCTCCCCTAGATCCTCAAGTGACGTCGCCATACAGAAGGTGGCCATGATTTGGCTAGCCGCGGTGATATCGAAGCCTGATTCGCGAGGAACTCCGCCGGTGCGTCCGCCCAATCCGACGACGACGTCGCGCAGCGCACGGTCATTGACGTCCATTGCGCGGCGAATCGTGACTGTACGTGGATCGATGTCAACTGTTGCGAAGTGAAGTGCGTTGTCCACCATTGCGGCCAGAAGATTGTTGGCCTCCGCAATCGCAGCGAAATCGCCGGTGAAGTGCAGGTTTATCTCTGCGTCAGGAATAAGTGAAGCCTTGCCTCCGCCGGTTGCGCCGCCTTTTATGCCAAAGACGGGACCCATGGACGGCTCGCGGAGGGCGAGGACTGAACGGGTCCCGATGTGGCGGAGGCCATCTGCCAGACCGATGGAGGTGGTGGTCTTACCTTCACCTGCGGGTGTTGGCGAAATGGCGGTCACCAAAACCAGCTTGGCCTGCGGGTTTCTTTCAAGCCCCTCAAGGTACTGAAGATCGATCTTGGCCTTGTCGTGCCCGTAGCGGAGCACTGCTGAGTGGGGTATGCCGAGGCCTTCGGCAATCTGCGAGATAGGGAGACCGGACGGAGCACTGTTCCTCGAAGCATTCAACACACCACTCATGCTAGAGAATCCGAGGGGGAACTGGCGAAGGTATTCACCAGTTCCCCCTCGGATGTACTCATCGTGGGCCGCGTTCGTTACCTGTTGTGCGCGAGCCTATGTGGGCGGCTGCCGCATATACCAGCCCCTACACGTACCGGCTGCCACGCGTACCCGTTGTTATGCGTTACTGACAGCACGCAGTCACATGCACCCAGCAGCTCAGAGTATGCCCAGCGCGTGGCGTGCCAGCGCACGAGCCTCCTTGGCTTCCTTTGCTGCCCGTACCGCAACGGCCGCCGCTTCACATTGTTCGAGCGAAACAGCTGAGATTTGAGCACCAACCATAGAGACGGCAGATGATGCCATCGATAGCGATGTGACGCCCATGCCCACTAGGACACATGCCAGAACGGGGTCAGCCGCAGCTTCGCCGCACACACCAACTGGTTTGTTGAGCTTCTTTCCTGCCTGAGCCGTGATGTCAATCAACTTGAGAACAGCCGGCTGCCACGGATCTGTGTACTCCGCAAGATGTGAGGACAAGCGATCTGCTGCCATCGTGTATTGGGTCAGATCGTTTGTGCCAATGGAGACGAAGTCCACGTACGTGAGGAAGTGCTCCGCAAGAATTGCAACAGCGGGAACCTCAACCATGATGCCTGCAGTTAGGCCGCGATCGTGGACCTCCTTAGCGAACCATTCGGCTTCGGGAAGCGTTGCCACCATCGGTGCCATGACCCACGTCTTGCCTACGCGTCCCGCGCTAGCTTGCGCGACGGCGTCGAGCTGGTGGGAAAGAATCTGCGGATTCTGACCAGTGATTCTCAATCCGCGTACGCCGAGCGCGGGGTTATCCTCGTGCTCCATATTTGCGTAGGCAATGGGCTTGTCAGAACCTGCATCCAGAGTGCGCACCACTACTTTGTTCTGCGGGAATGCATCAAAAACCGGCTTGTAGATGGCCACCTGTTCTTCGATGGTCGGTTCAACTTGCGCCTCGAGGAAGCTGAGTTCCGTGCGGAAAAGCCCGATACCTTCGGATTGGCCGTCTGCCGCCTTCTTGGCTGTAGTGCCGTCCTGGACATTGGACAGGAGTTCAACATGGTGACCGTCGGTTGTCTTGGCGGGCCCTTGCCATTGAAGGATAGATGCGCGCCACGCCGCGTCACGTTCGACGTCGATCCGTGCGCGTTCTGGGTCTGGGTTGGGCTGGATGGATCCTTCAGCACCATCGAGGAGAACCCGCTCGCCAGCAGGGATTTGTTCGAGGTCGCGTACCGCAACGATGCACGGAATACCAAGCTGGCGGCAGATAATGGCTGTGTGGCTGGTTGGGCCGCCGAGTTCCGTGGCTATACCGATAACAAGTGTGGGGTCTAGCCCTGATGTATCGGCTGGAGCGAGATCTGTTGCAAAGAGCACCGAGGGTTCTTCCGGGGTGGGAACTCCGGGCTCTGGTAGTCCTTGGATCTGGGCGACTACTCGATCACGCACGTCCAACAGGTCGGTGACGCGTTCTGCCATGAGGCCGCCGGCCTTCTTGAACAACTCCACGAAAGTCTCGGTTGTTTGGACCAACGCCTGAACCGCGGGAGTGCCTTCTTTGAGAATGGCGCTGCGAACTGCCCGGCGAACGCCTTTGTCAGTTGCCAGCGCAGCCGACATCTTGAGCACGTCAGATACTGCACCGATTGTGTTGTTCGAACGGGACAGAAGGCGTTCGGCCACCGTTGCAGCAGCCGCTTCGTAAGCTGCGAACTCCGCCTCACG
The DNA window shown above is from Changpingibacter yushuensis and carries:
- the ptsP gene encoding phosphoenolpyruvate--protein phosphotransferase — translated: MTNEDSTVHPNTEASIIFGTPVVSGMAYAPVMWAVRPSAPALTAPAIPEDSREAEFAAYEAAAATVAERLLSRSNNTIGAVSDVLKMSAALATDKGVRRAVRSAILKEGTPAVQALVQTTETFVELFKKAGGLMAERVTDLLDVRDRVVAQIQGLPEPGVPTPEEPSVLFATDLAPADTSGLDPTLVIGIATELGGPTSHTAIICRQLGIPCIVAVRDLEQIPAGERVLLDGAEGSIQPNPDPERARIDVERDAAWRASILQWQGPAKTTDGHHVELLSNVQDGTTAKKAADGQSEGIGLFRTELSFLEAQVEPTIEEQVAIYKPVFDAFPQNKVVVRTLDAGSDKPIAYANMEHEDNPALGVRGLRITGQNPQILSHQLDAVAQASAGRVGKTWVMAPMVATLPEAEWFAKEVHDRGLTAGIMVEVPAVAILAEHFLTYVDFVSIGTNDLTQYTMAADRLSSHLAEYTDPWQPAVLKLIDITAQAGKKLNKPVGVCGEAAADPVLACVLVGMGVTSLSMASSAVSMVGAQISAVSLEQCEAAAVAVRAAKEAKEARALARHALGIL
- the ppdK gene encoding pyruvate, phosphate dikinase, whose amino-acid sequence is MTKYVYSFLEGNRDMKDLLGGKGANLAEMVHLGLPVPPGFTITTEACRAYLEAGETPETLDVEVTAHLRKVEADMGKQLGDPTDPLLVSVRSGAKFSMPGMMETVLNIGLNDQSVEGLAQQSGNDRFAWDSYRRLIQMFGKTVLDIDGDLFADALHGLQQKNNYSGDLDMTTEDLKALVVEYKQIVKDATGEDFPQDPRKQMDLAVEAVFRSWNTDRARIYRRRERIPHDLGTAVNICTMVFGNMGDTSGTGVCFTRDPSTGHSGVYGDYLVNAQGEDVVAGIRNTLSLADLQRLDSTSYDELRAIMTKLETHYRDLCDIEFTIQQGKLWMLQTRVGKRTPAAAFRVAAQLVDERLITTDEAVTRVTGEQLTSLLFPQFDRDAHKTVLTRGMPASPGAAVGEIVLNNQQALERTQAGASVILVRRETNPDDLAGMVAAAGVLTARGGKTSHAAVVARGMGRCCVVGAEDLIVDEAAGTVHVKSINRTFTAGTVIAIDGTSGQVFEGDVPVVDSPVMTYISHGLEAGLAASIDEDTQELVKAVDRILTHADSKRRLDVRANADNPEDAERARDFGAQGIGLCRTEHMFLGDRRKLIEAVILADTDDERQEAFDALVPLQTSDFVGIFSAMDGLPVTVRLIDPPLHEFLPDLTELTAQLAVKEATGEEVTAHDRKILAAVRANHEQNPMLGLRGVRLGLKIPGLFQLQIRAIAEACLECKRQGLDPRPEIMVPLIGSVRELQIVRDEAEQIIAEVSQASGVELSLPIGNMIELPRAAMTAEDIAEESDFFSFGTNDLTQTTWGFSRDDVEASFFNEYFDNAIFGVSPFETIDMHGVGQLVELGVQKGRSTKPDLHCGVCGEHGGDPLSIHFFDSVGIDYVSCSPFRVPVARLEAGRAAISNDVTNA
- a CDS encoding formate--tetrahydrofolate ligase, producing the protein MSGVLNASRNSAPSGLPISQIAEGLGIPHSAVLRYGHDKAKIDLQYLEGLERNPQAKLVLVTAISPTPAGEGKTTTSIGLADGLRHIGTRSVLALREPSMGPVFGIKGGATGGGKASLIPDAEINLHFTGDFAAIAEANNLLAAMVDNALHFATVDIDPRTVTIRRAMDVNDRALRDVVVGLGGRTGGVPRESGFDITAASQIMATFCMATSLEDLGERLNRIVVGRSSQNTPVTVADLEAGGALTVVLRDALAPNLVQTLEGTPAFVHGGPFANIAHGANSVIATDAALKLGDVVVTEAGFGADLGAEKFVDIVSRQTGLEPDLTVIVATVRALKYHGGMALEDLGTPNVARLEAGLTNLDRHVSNLQKVFGQHVLVAINQFAQDSPAEIEAIEAAMFKRGVDVVLSNHFGRGGEGAQDLARAVVSALEVPSHTTYCYDDDASLAGKAQAVVQRVYGGSTVSFTAAAARELARLEAEGWGKAPVCIAKTQYSFSTDARALGAPEDFEVNIREVRLSAGAGFVVLISGSIMTMPGLPKRPSACDISVSANGVISGMH